One part of the Arabidopsis thaliana chromosome 4, partial sequence genome encodes these proteins:
- the PLA2-GAMMA gene encoding Phospholipase A2 family protein (Phospholipase A2 family protein; FUNCTIONS IN: phospholipase A2 activity; INVOLVED IN: phospholipid metabolic process, lipid catabolic process; LOCATED IN: endomembrane system; CONTAINS InterPro DOMAIN/s: Phospholipase A2 (InterPro:IPR016090), Phospholipase A2, active site (InterPro:IPR013090); BEST Arabidopsis thaliana protein match is: Phospholipase A2 family protein (TAIR:AT4G29470.1); Has 273 Blast hits to 273 proteins in 60 species: Archae - 0; Bacteria - 21; Metazoa - 140; Fungi - 0; Plants - 108; Viruses - 0; Other Eukaryotes - 4 (source: NCBI BLink).), with product MITGLALSRVAFGLTAFLLLAVVSSQEKCSNTCIAQNCNSLGIRYGKYCGIGYFGCPGEPPCDDLDACCMTHDNCVDLKGMTYVNCHKQFKRCVNKLSKSIKHSNGEKIGFSTQCPYSIVIPTVFNGMDYGIFFSGIGNIFNPPVLGSVPVVEVDLARSKVDTKDGLGTKLGLQTKEGSKVSASLNI from the exons ATGATCACCGGGCTTGCTTTGTCACGTGTTGCTTTCGGTTTAACCGCCTTCCTCCTCCTCGCCGTCGTTAGCAGCCAGGAGAAGTGCAGCAACACCTGCATTGCACAGAACTGCAACa GTCTTGGTATTCGCTATGGGAAGTATTGTGGGATAGGTTACTTTGGATGTCCTGGAGAGCCACCTTGTGATGATCTTGATGCTTGTTGTATGACTCATGACAATTGTGTTGATTTAAAAG GTATGACTTACGTTAACTGCCACAAGCAGTTCAAACGTTGCGTAAACAAGCTAAGCAAATCTATTAAACACTCTAACGGAGAAAAGATTGGATTCTCCACACAATGCCCTTATTCGATAGTGATACCAACCGTGTTCAATGGAATGGATTACGGCATTTTCTTCAGTGGGATAG GTAATATATTTAATCCCCCGGTGCTGGGAAGCGTGCCCGTCGTGGAGGTGGATCTCGCTCGGAGTAAAGTGGACACAAAGGATGGCCTTGGAACAAAACTAGGCcttcaaacaaaagaaggCTCCAAAGTCTCTGcttctttaaatatatga
- the PLA2-DELTA gene encoding Phospholipase A2 family protein (Phospholipase A2 family protein; FUNCTIONS IN: phospholipase A2 activity; INVOLVED IN: phospholipid metabolic process, lipid catabolic process; LOCATED IN: endomembrane system; CONTAINS InterPro DOMAIN/s: Phospholipase A2, active site (InterPro:IPR013090), Phospholipase A2 (InterPro:IPR016090); BEST Arabidopsis thaliana protein match is: Phospholipase A2 family protein (TAIR:AT4G29460.1); Has 245 Blast hits to 245 proteins in 48 species: Archae - 0; Bacteria - 14; Metazoa - 119; Fungi - 0; Plants - 108; Viruses - 0; Other Eukaryotes - 4 (source: NCBI BLink).): MIRGGALTHVALGLTVFLLLAVVHSQEKCSKTCIAQKCNVLGIRYGKYCGIGYFGCPGEPPCDDLDDCCMTHDNCVDLKGMTYVDCHKQFQRCVNELKQSIQESNNQKVGFSKECPYSTVIPTVYRGMNYGIFFSGIGNIIIPKKPASAGPVVEVDLARSKADTKDGLGTNQGPQTKDGSKVSVPMNPSPS; the protein is encoded by the exons ATGATCCGCGGTGGTGCTTTGACACATGTTGCTTTAGGCTTAACCGTCTTCCTCCTCCTTGCCGTCGTTCACAGCCAG GAAAAGTGCAGCAAAACCTGCATTGCACAGAAATGCAATG TTCTCGGTATTCGCTATGGGAAGTATTGTGGGATAGGTTACTTTGGATGTCCTGGAGAGCCACCTTGTGATGATCTTGATGATTGTTGTATGACTCATGATAATTGTGTTGATTTAAAAG GTATGACTTATGTTGACTGCCACAAGCAGTTCCAGCGTTGCGTAAACGAGCTTAAACAATCAATCCAAGAATCTAACAACCAAAAGGTTGGATTTTCCAAGGAATGCCCTTATTCAACAGTGATACCAACCGTGTACAGAGGAATGAATTATGGCATTTTCTTCAGTGGGATAG GTAATATCATTATACCTAAGAAGCCAGCAAGTGCCGGGCCTGTCGTGGAGGTGGATCTGGCACGGAGTAAAGCGGACACAAAAGATGGCCTTGGAACAAATCAAGGCCCTCAAACAAAAGATGGCTCCAAAGTCTCTGTTCCGATGAACCCTTCTCCTTCTTGA
- a CDS encoding Mitochondrial ATP synthase subunit G protein (Mitochondrial ATP synthase subunit G protein; FUNCTIONS IN: hydrogen ion transmembrane transporter activity; INVOLVED IN: proton transport, ATP synthesis coupled proton transport; LOCATED IN: mitochondrion; EXPRESSED IN: 25 plant structures; EXPRESSED DURING: 13 growth stages; CONTAINS InterPro DOMAIN/s: ATPase, F0 complex, subunit G, mitochondrial (InterPro:IPR006808); BEST Arabidopsis thaliana protein match is: Mitochondrial ATP synthase subunit G protein (TAIR:AT2G19680.2); Has 96 Blast hits to 96 proteins in 21 species: Archae - 0; Bacteria - 0; Metazoa - 0; Fungi - 0; Plants - 93; Viruses - 0; Other Eukaryotes - 3 (source: NCBI BLink).), protein MASKLIQVQSKACEASKFVAKHGTSYYRQLLEKNKQYIQEPATVEKCQELSKQLLYTRLASIPGRYETFWKEVDYAKNLWKNRSGLKVEDAGIAALFGLECFAWYCAGEIAGRGFTFTGYYP, encoded by the exons ATGGCATCGAAGTTGATACAAGTTCAATCAAAGGCATGTGAGGCTTCAAAGTTTGTGGCTAAGCATGGAACTTCCTACTACAGACAGCTGTTGGAGAAGAACAAGCAGTATATCCAGGAACCTGCCACTGTTGAGAAGTGCCAAGAGTTGTCTAAGCAGTTGCTCTACACCCGTCTTGCTAG CATTCCCGGACGCTATGAAACCTTCTGGAAGGAAGTAGACTACGCAAAGAACCTATGGAAGAACAGATCCGGTCTGAAGGTAGAAGATGCAGGAATCGCTGCATTGTTTGGTCTCGAATGCTTTGCATGGTATTGCGCAGGTGAAATCGCCGGCAGAGGATTCACCTTCACAGGCTATTACCCATGA
- a CDS encoding Metallopeptidase M24 family protein (Metallopeptidase M24 family protein; FUNCTIONS IN: manganese ion binding, aminopeptidase activity; INVOLVED IN: cellular process; LOCATED IN: chloroplast; EXPRESSED IN: 22 plant structures; EXPRESSED DURING: 13 growth stages; CONTAINS InterPro DOMAIN/s: Peptidase M24B, X-Pro dipeptidase/aminopeptidase P N-terminal (InterPro:IPR007865), Peptidase M24, structural domain (InterPro:IPR000994); BEST Arabidopsis thaliana protein match is: Metallopeptidase M24 family protein (TAIR:AT1G09300.1); Has 11688 Blast hits to 11680 proteins in 2580 species: Archae - 275; Bacteria - 8182; Metazoa - 386; Fungi - 373; Plants - 96; Viruses - 0; Other Eukaryotes - 2376 (source: NCBI BLink).) yields the protein MSSLSPPPIPMELHAGNRKKLLESIRRQLSSSNRSLDGFVLLQGGEEKNRYCTDHTELFRQESYFAYLFGVREPDFYGAIDIGSGKSILFIPRLPDDYAVWLGEIKPLSHFKETYMVDMVFYVDEIIQVFNEQFKGSGKPLLYLLHGLNTDSSNFSKPASFEGIDKFETDLTTLHPILAECRVIKSSLELQLIQFANDISSEAHIEVMRKVTPGMKEYQMESMFLHHSYMYGGCRHCSYTCICATGDNSAVLHYGHAAAPNDRTFEDGDLALLDMGAEYHFYGSDITCSFPVNGKFTSDQSLIYNAVLDAHNSVISAMKPGVNWVDMHKLAEKIILESLKKGSILTGDVDDMMVQRLGAVFMPHGLGHFMGIDTHDTGGYPKGVERPKKPGLKSLRTARDLLEGMVITVEPGCYFIKALLFPAMANATTSKFFNRETIERFRNFGGVRIESDLVVTANGCKNMTNVPRETWEIEAVMAGGPWPPTK from the exons ATGTCGTCTCTGTCTCCTCCACCGATTCCAATGGAACTCCACGCCGGTAACCGGAAAAAGTTACTAGAATCAATACGCCGTCAGTTATCTAGTTCCAATCGTTCTCTCGATGGATTTGTTCTTCTACAG GGTGGCGAGGAGAAAAATCGATACTGTACTGATCACACCGAGCTCTTCAG GCAAGAGAGTTATTTTGCTTACTTGTTTGGAGTCAGAGAGCCAGATTTCTATGGAGCTATT GACATTGGAAGTGGGAAATCTATCCTTTTTATTCCAAGGTTGCCTGATGATTATGCTGTTTGGTTGGGAGAGATTAAGCCATTGTCGCATTTTAAG GAAACATATATGGTTGACATGGTTTTCTATGTGGATGAGATTATTCAAGTCTTTAATGAACAATTTAAGGGATCTGGAAAGCCCCTGTTGTATCTCTTGCATGGTCTTAATACTGACAGCAGTAACTTCTCAAAACCTGCCAGCTTTGAG GGGATAGACAAGTTTGAGACTGATTTGACTACTTTACATCCTATTTTGGCGGAATGTCGAGTTATTAAATCAAGTTTGGAGCTTCAACTAATACAGTTTGCAAATGATATAAGTTCTGAAGCTCATATAGAG GTTATGAGGAAAGTCACACCGGGCATGAAAGAATATCAGATGGAAAGTATGTTTTTGCATCACAGCTACATGTACGGTGGCTGTAGGCATTGCTCGTACACATGCATTTGTGCAACAGGGGATAATAG TGCTGTTCTTCATTATGGGCATGCTGCGGCTCCAAATGATAGG ACTTTTGAAGATGGAGATTTGGCATTGCTTGATATGGGTGCTGAATACCATTTTTATGGGTCTGACATAACATGCTCATTCCCC GTCAATGGTAAATTTACAAGTGACCAGAGTCTAATCTACAAT GCTGTTCTGGATGCACATAATTCTGTAATCTCTGCGATGAAGCCAGGAGTAAACTGGGTGGATATGCACAA GTTAGCTGAAAAAATCATCCTTGAGTCACTGAAGAAGGGGTCCATACTCACTGG TGATGTAGATGACATGATGGTACAGCGCTTGGGTGCTGTTTTCATGCCTCATGGACTAGGTCACTTCATGGGCATCGACACTCACGATACTGGTGGCTACCCAAAG GGAGTGGAGAGACCAAAGAAACCTGGATTGAAGTCATTACGAACTGCAAGAGACCTACTTGAAGGAATG GTAATAACGGTGGAACCAGGATGCTATTTCATCAAGGCATTGCTGTTCCCAGCCATGGCAAACGCAACAACCTCTAAGTTCTTCAACCGTGAAACAATAGAGAGATTCAGAAATTTCGGAGGTGTCAGAATCGAAAGCGATTTG GTCGTTACTGCTAATGGCTGCAAGAACATGACGAATGTTCCACGAGAGACATGGGAGATCGAAGCTGTGATGGCTGGAGGGCCTTGGCCACCGACCAAGTGA
- the PRMT11 gene encoding arginine methyltransferase 11 (arginine methyltransferase 11 (PRMT11); FUNCTIONS IN: protein-arginine N-methyltransferase activity; INVOLVED IN: protein amino acid methylation; LOCATED IN: nucleus; EXPRESSED IN: 22 plant structures; EXPRESSED DURING: 13 growth stages; CONTAINS InterPro DOMAIN/s: Ribosomal L11 methyltransferase, PrmA (InterPro:IPR010456); BEST Arabidopsis thaliana protein match is: protein arginine methyltransferase 1A (TAIR:AT2G19670.1); Has 2778 Blast hits to 2730 proteins in 659 species: Archae - 61; Bacteria - 655; Metazoa - 1180; Fungi - 241; Plants - 326; Viruses - 1; Other Eukaryotes - 314 (source: NCBI BLink).), with product MTKNSNHDENEFISFEPNQNTKIRFEDADEDEVAEGSGVAGEETPQDESMFDAGESADTAEVTDDTTSADYYFDSYSHFGIHEEMLKDVVRTKTYQNVIYQNKFLIKDKIVLDVGAGTGILSLFCAKAGAAHVYAVECSQMADMAKEIVKANGFSDVITVLKGKIEEIELPTPKVDVIISEWMGYFLLFENMLDSVLYARDKWLVEGGVVLPDKASLHLTAIEDSEYKEDKIEFWNSVYGFDMSCIKKKAMMEPLVDTVDQNQIVTDSRLLKTMDISKMSSGDASFTAPFKLVAQRNDYIHALVAYFDVSFTMCHKLLGFSTGPKSRATHWKQTVLYLEDVLTICEGETITGTMSVSPNKKNPRDIDIKLSYSLNGQHCKISRTQHYKMR from the exons atgactAAGAACAGTAACCACGACGAGAATGAGTTCATCAGCTTTGAACCAAATCAGAACACGAAGATACGCTTTGAAGATGCTGATGAAGACGAAGTTGCTGAAGGGTCTGGTGTTGCCGGCGAGGAAACTCCCCAAGATGAGTCCATGTTCGACGCCGGAGAGAGCGCCGACACCGCTGAAGTAACTGATGATACCACCAGTGCCGATTACTACTTCGATTCTTACTCTCACTTTG GAATCCATGAA GAGATGTTGAAGGATGTTGTGAGAACAAAGACTTATCAGAATGTTATTTATCAGAACAAGTTTCTTATCAAGGACAAAATTGTTCTTGATGTTGGAGCTGGAACCGGAATTTTGTCTCTGTTCTGTGCCAAGGCAGGAGCTGCTCATGTCTACGCT GTTGAGTGTTCTCAAATGGCTGACATGGCAAAGGAGATTGTTAAAGCTAATGGATTTTCTGATG TTATTACGGTATTGAAAGGGAAGATTGAGGAGATAGAGCTTCCCACTCCTAAAGTGGATGTGATTATATCGGAATGGATGGgttactttttgttgtttgaaaatatgttGGACAGTGTCTTGTATGCTCGTGATAAATGGCTT GTTGAAGGTGGAGTTGTGCTACCAGACAAAGCCTCTCTGCATCTTACAGCCATAGAGGATTCAGAGtacaaagaagacaaaatcgAAT TTTGGAACAGTGTGTATGGTTTTGACATGTCATGTATTAAGAAAAAAGCTATGATGGAACCACTTGTTGACACAGTCGACCAAAACCAAATCGTCACCGATAGTAGGCTTCTAAAG ACGATGGATATCTCAAAGATGTCCTCTGGTGATGCTTCCTTCACAGCTCCCTTTAAGCTTGTTGCACAACGCAATGACTACATCCACGCCCTTGTAGCCTACTTTGATGTATCGTTTACCATGTGCCACAAGCTGCTGGGCTTCTCAACAG GACCGAAATCCCGAGCTACACACTGGAAACAAACAGTTCTGTATCTAGAAGATGTGTTAACCATATGTGAGGGTGAGACAATCACTGGAACTATGTCCGTTTCTCCTAACAAGAAGAATCCTCGAGACATTGACATAAAGCTAAGCTATTCTTTGAATGGCCAGCATTGCAAGATCTCAAGGACCCAACACTACAAAATGCGTTAA
- a CDS encoding nucleophosmin (LOCATED IN: endoplasmic reticulum, plasma membrane; EXPRESSED IN: 23 plant structures; EXPRESSED DURING: 14 growth stages; CONTAINS InterPro DOMAIN/s: Saposin B (InterPro:IPR008139); Has 137 Blast hits to 137 proteins in 50 species: Archae - 2; Bacteria - 0; Metazoa - 41; Fungi - 10; Plants - 36; Viruses - 0; Other Eukaryotes - 48 (source: NCBI BLink).), which produces MVVMNRVLVALTLALLASSALLPVSDAAKKPSSTPRKEDVPYIKCQVCEKLSSRLHQLVKEKQQQISPKKISEYEIIEIAENVCNLKKEEADWMLKIDIVEKGDNLVLVEQQEEGMCNSKCKTIENACQKVIGYSDTDVAEYIYKSKPDLVSLVNHLCKDLTDACSKKPPPVPKDRVPGEPFVAKPSKDAEMDKILRSMQGMPGAPGMKVYSREDIEKGNIGNEDDDGDDDEDEEEDDKFPKNLGKVLKEKESKTEELKKTITKEFKKKGEALKRHAQKVSNRVRRWWKGLGSSSSKKPKSGKSEL; this is translated from the exons ATGGTTGTGATGAATCGAGTTCTGGTAGCTCTTACATTAGCTCTGCTAGCTTCGTCGGCGTTATTACCTGTTTCCGATGCCGCGAAGAAACCTTCTTCGACGCCGAGAAAGGAGGATGTTCCGTATATAAAGTGTCAGGTTTGCGAGAAACTATCTTCTCGGTTACACCAGCTAGTGAAGGAGAAGCAACAACAGATCTCTCCCAAAAAG ATCTCGGAGTATGAGATCATTGAGATTGCTGAAAATGTCTGCAatttgaagaaagaggaagCTGATTGGATGCTTAAGATTGACATTGTTGAGAAAGGCGATAATCTTGTG CTGGTTGAGCAACAAGAAGAAGGGATGTGTAATTCCAAGTGCAAGACGATCGAGAATGCTTGTCAAAAG GTCATTGGTTACTCAGACACTGATGTTGCAGAGTATATTTACAAGTCTAAGCCTGATCTTGTTTCACTGGTGAATCATCTATGCAAAGATTTGACCGATGCTTGCAGCAAGAAACCTCCTCCTGTTCCCAAG GATCGGGTTCCTGGAGAACCATTTGTTGCAAAACCATCAAAAGATGCTGAAATGGACAAGATTTTGAGATCTATGCAG GGTATGCCAGGAGCACCTGGCATGAAGGTATACTCTAGAGAAGATATAGAGAAGGGGAATATCGgtaatgaagatgatgatggcgacgatgatgaagatgaggaagaagatgataagtTTCCCAAGAACTTG ggaaaagttttgaaagagaaagagagtaaaacagaagaattgaagaagacaatCACTAAGGAGTTCAAGAAGAAAGGTGAGGCTCTGAAGAGACATGCACAGAAAGTGTCAAACCGGGTCCGGAGATGGTGGAAAGGACTTGGATCGTCTTCTTCAAAGAAACCTAAATCCGGAAAGTCTGAGCTATAG
- a CDS encoding Pyridoxal phosphate phosphatase-related protein (Pyridoxal phosphate phosphatase-related protein; FUNCTIONS IN: phosphatase activity, catalytic activity; INVOLVED IN: metabolic process; LOCATED IN: cellular_component unknown; EXPRESSED IN: 21 plant structures; EXPRESSED DURING: 15 growth stages; CONTAINS InterPro DOMAIN/s: Pyridoxal phosphate phosphatase, PHOSPHO2 (InterPro:IPR016965), HAD-superfamily hydrolase, subfamily IB, PSPase-like (InterPro:IPR006383), Pyridoxal phosphate phosphatase-related (InterPro:IPR006384); BEST Arabidopsis thaliana protein match is: Pyridoxal phosphate phosphatase-related protein (TAIR:AT1G17710.1); Has 373 Blast hits to 361 proteins in 111 species: Archae - 0; Bacteria - 31; Metazoa - 175; Fungi - 16; Plants - 106; Viruses - 0; Other Eukaryotes - 45 (source: NCBI BLink).), giving the protein MAKIVILFDFDRTLIDGDSDNWVVTEMGLTEIFHQLRFTLPWNRLMDRMMMELQSQGRSIDDIKSCLKKMPIDSHIIEAIKSAKSSGCDLKIVSDANQFFIEKILEHHDLVDCFSEIYTNPTSLDDNGNLRILPYHSDALPPHSCNLCPSNLCKGLVMDHLRASSSNDQIPRRFIYLGDGGGDFCPTLKLRECDFVMPRTNYPLWKKISDNPLLIKAEVKEWSSAEEQQRILLQLVSTITKEEDS; this is encoded by the exons ATGGCAAAAATCGTGATATTATTTGATTTCGATCGGACTTTGATCGACGGAGATAGTGACAATTGGGTTGTCACTGAAATGGGACTCACAGAGATCTTCCATCAGCTCCGTTTCACTTTACCATGGAATCGTCTTATG GATAGGATGATGATGGAGCTACAATCACAAGGTAGATCGATTGATGACATTAAATCTTGTTTGAAGAAAATGCCTATTGATTCTCATATTATTGAAGCTATCAAATCAGCTAAATCTTCAGG ATGTGATTTAAAGATTGTGAGTGATGCAAATCAGTTTTTCATTGAGAAGATACTAGAGCACCATGATTTGGTGGATTGCTTTTCTGAGATTTACACAAATCCAACCTCTCTTGATGATAATGGGAACTTGCGGATCTTGCCTTATCATAGTGATGCATTGCCTCCACATAGCTGCAATCTTTGCCCTTCAAATCTATGCAAG GGTTTAGTAATGGATCATTTAcgtgcttcttcttccaatgATCAAATTCCAAGAAGGTTTATCTACCTTGGAGATGGAGGAGGTGACTTCTGCCCGACATTGAAGCTGAGAGAGTGTGATTTTGTGATGCCGAGAACGAATTATCCGCTATGGAAGAAGATCTCAGACAATCCCTTACTGATCAAAGCAGAAGTCAAGGAATGGAGTAGTGCAGAGGAACAACAGAGAATCCTGCTGCAACTTGTCAGcacaataacaaaagaagaagattcataA
- a CDS encoding Pyridoxal phosphate phosphatase-related protein, with protein MESSYGISFIKASKISSSSYDLRILKSKFELDFEKDRMMMELQSQGRSIDDIKSCLKKMPIDSHIIEAIKSAKSSGCDLKIVSDANQFFIEKILEHHDLVDCFSEIYTNPTSLDDNGNLRILPYHSDALPPHSCNLCPSNLCKGLVMDHLRASSSNDQIPRRFIYLGDGGGDFCPTLKLRECDFVMPRTNYPLWKKISDNPLLIKAEVKEWSSAEEQQRILLQLVSTITKEEDS; from the exons ATGGAATCGTCTTATGgtatttcatttattaaagCATCCAAAATCTCATCCTCTTCTTATGATTTACGCatattgaaatcaaaatttgaattggATTTTGAAAAGGATAGGATGATGATGGAGCTACAATCACAAGGTAGATCGATTGATGACATTAAATCTTGTTTGAAGAAAATGCCTATTGATTCTCATATTATTGAAGCTATCAAATCAGCTAAATCTTCAGG ATGTGATTTAAAGATTGTGAGTGATGCAAATCAGTTTTTCATTGAGAAGATACTAGAGCACCATGATTTGGTGGATTGCTTTTCTGAGATTTACACAAATCCAACCTCTCTTGATGATAATGGGAACTTGCGGATCTTGCCTTATCATAGTGATGCATTGCCTCCACATAGCTGCAATCTTTGCCCTTCAAATCTATGCAAG GGTTTAGTAATGGATCATTTAcgtgcttcttcttccaatgATCAAATTCCAAGAAGGTTTATCTACCTTGGAGATGGAGGAGGTGACTTCTGCCCGACATTGAAGCTGAGAGAGTGTGATTTTGTGATGCCGAGAACGAATTATCCGCTATGGAAGAAGATCTCAGACAATCCCTTACTGATCAAAGCAGAAGTCAAGGAATGGAGTAGTGCAGAGGAACAACAGAGAATCCTGCTGCAACTTGTCAGcacaataacaaaagaagaagattcataA